In Bradyrhizobium sp. WBOS07, the genomic window GGACAATAGCGCAGCACCCCGTCCGCGACCGCAGCACGCCATTCCCGGAATGGCGGATGCGTGTCGACGATGCCGCTGGCAAGAATGACGGTGGCGGCGGCGCGCGTTTCGCCGTTCCAGCTCGCCTCAAAACCATGATCAAGCCGCCGCAACGCCGTGACCTCGGCCGCCACGCGCGTGACCGCGAGTTCGTCCAGCTGCGCCGACATCCTCTCGATCAGCTCCGCGCCTGACAGGCCGTGGACGAAGCCCGGAACGTTGTGGCTGCGCGGGATCAGCGCGGCCCGGCTCGCGCCGGCATCGACGACGCAGACGTTGCGGCGGAAGCGCGCCAGATAGATTGCGGCCATCAATCCGGCGGGGCCGCCGCCGACGATCAGGCAATCGAACTGCGCCGGCTTCATTTGGGGTTCGGATCCGCAAGACCCTCGCCTGGATCCTGAAGGTGCCCGCTCCTTGCCAGCCGGACGGCGTTGCCGAGCGCCTGCGCCGCGTTGCGCACCTCCTGCTGGAATTCCTGGTCTTCATCGAGCTCGTGGTGCGAGGTGGCGTATGGCTCCATGTAGCCGACATAACCGTCTAGCTCGGCGAAGCGTCCCGCCGAGATCAGCTGCATATCGGTCAGCCAGTCCGACAGGACGCGGCGCACATTCTCAGCACCGACGGCATCGCCGTGCACGACGATGCCGAAATGACGGCCGGCGAGATGGCGCGGATAGGGCCACCCCTTGAGCTCGATCGCCTTGGCCTCGTCGGCCTTCTTGCCATGCGTCGAGGTCGGATCGGGATTGCCGCCGTCGGCGCAGACCATGCGGTCCATCATCGCCTTGAGGCCGGATGGCACGTGATACCAGTTCACCGGCGTCACGATCAGGATGCCGTGAGCGGCGACCCACAGCGGATAGATCTCGTTCATCCAATCGTGGGTCTGCCCCAGCGAATAATTCGGATAGCAGCTGCACGGCCAGTGGCAGAGCGGCATCGCGGTGCTGACGCAGGATTTGCAGGGATGGATCGTCTTGCCGAACTCCGAGGTGAGGCGCGACAGATCGAGGATGTCGACGGCAAACCCCATCCCGGTGAAGACAGGCTCGGTCAGCTTGACCAGCCGCCAGGTCTTGGACATCTCGCCGGGACAGGTGTGCTCGCTGCGCGCCGAACCGTTGATGACGAGGATGCGCGGCGTCTCGTCCGCGCCGTCGTGCCGTCGCTGCGCTTCCAGGATTTTTGCGCGCGTATCGAGCCAGTCGACGGCGATATCGTAGTCGGGATCGGAGAAGCCCGGGCCCGCCTTCCGCGTCAGCGGCGCCTTGCGGGAATCGCTGTAGGCGTCCCAGGCCGCC contains:
- a CDS encoding flavodoxin family protein, with product MSDAEIRKGMPPVKLSRDEFERRYKAQFVDPVFAPLGRELDAVTAAAWDAYSDSRKAPLTRKAGPGFSDPDYDIAVDWLDTRAKILEAQRRHDGADETPRILVINGSARSEHTCPGEMSKTWRLVKLTEPVFTGMGFAVDILDLSRLTSEFGKTIHPCKSCVSTAMPLCHWPCSCYPNYSLGQTHDWMNEIYPLWVAAHGILIVTPVNWYHVPSGLKAMMDRMVCADGGNPDPTSTHGKKADEAKAIELKGWPYPRHLAGRHFGIVVHGDAVGAENVRRVLSDWLTDMQLISAGRFAELDGYVGYMEPYATSHHELDEDQEFQQEVRNAAQALGNAVRLARSGHLQDPGEGLADPNPK